A single window of Microplitis demolitor isolate Queensland-Clemson2020A chromosome 7, iyMicDemo2.1a, whole genome shotgun sequence DNA harbors:
- the LOC103575444 gene encoding uncharacterized protein LOC103575444, with protein MASKDDGYWVTPLFREGMIIKIDEVMQKSCGVALLSTSTKTEDLIFSQSTSKDEYSKFIDLLITCIEKKNFDEITEPCGSLSLNGTVDFIKNMIYVHDFYDIQNFIDNVPAIPSSSHNSATETLEIQENNIPKNSDQPTVTNGTNYKNTNSVSKLSTDSSDDDDFQFYSQKSPAIINTRTTTEPSPSKSDQNDKNRKPDQENIEDLSTQIEIEEIELIDPGDEPSQEVHQQNPINAIGEERGIMEFMAQKLDSIENTMKLYTDDLGQIIIHNINGNVNIKFDEYKNSLDTVRRKLDKQTKRLDRIEKELKLRYLVIYGVAENERNSRQLEKTIVNIINKEVKVNLDPSEIDSVRRIGKDIKKPRPVVLGLTTLRKKMLIMRKRKLLKYSKVSIENDFVQNSEQSRRGKDLSLLL; from the exons ATGGCAAGCAAAGATGACGGTTACTGGGTCACTCCTCTATTTAGAGAaggaatgataataaaaat TGACGAAGTGATGCAGAAAAGCTGTGGAGTTGCATTGCTCAGCACCAGCACCAAGACAGAGGATTTAATTTTCTCCCAGTCGACGTccaaa gaTGAATATTCAAAGTTCATTGACTTGTTGATCACATGcattgagaaaaaaa acttcGATGAAATCACTGAACCCTGTGGATCGTTGTCCCTTAATGGGACcgtagattttattaaaaatatgatttacgTCCATGATTTTTACGATATTCAGAATTTTATTGACAATGTGCCAGCAATACCATCCTCGAGTCATAATTCAGCTACTGAGACTCTTGAAATCcaagaaaataata tACCTAAAAATAGTGATCAGCCTACTGTTACAAACGGTACCAACTATAAGAATACAAATTCAGTATCAAAATTATCAACGGACTCTTCCGACGATgatgattttcaattttattctcaAAAAAGTCCGGCAATTATAAATACCAGGACAACAACAGAACCTTCGccttcaaaatctgatcagaaTGACAAGAACAGAAAACCTGATCAAGAAAACATTGAAGATCTCAGCACACAAATAGAAATTGAGGAGATTGAATTGATAGATCCCGGGGACGAGCCTTCTCAAGAAGTCCACCAACAAAATCCCATCAACGCAATCGGCGAAGAACGTGGAATCATGGAGTTTATGGCTCAGAAGCTCGACTCGATAGAAAATACCATGAAATTGTACACTGATGATCTAGggcaaataataatacataacATAAATGGTAACGTTAACATTAAATTCGATGAATACAAAAACAGTTTGGACACAGTGAGGAGAAAATTAGACAAACAAACAAAGAGGCTGGATCGCATTGAAAAAGAACTAAAGTTGCGGTATCTCGTAATCTACGGAGTAGCGGAAAATGAGAGAAATAGTCGGCAATTAGAAAAaacaattgtaaatattattaataaggaAGTTAAAGTTAATTTAGATCCTAGTGAAATTGATTCCGTGCGACGCATTGGCAAGGATATAAAGAAGCCCAGGCCAGTCGTCCTCGGGTTGAcgacactgagaaaaaaaatgctgattatgagaaagagaaaattattaaaatactcaaAGGTGTCTATTGAGAACgattttgttcaaaattcAGAACAAAGTCGCCGTGGTAAAGATTTATCTCTACTATTATAA
- the LOC103575445 gene encoding transport and Golgi organization protein 6 homolog has translation MDYHKILNILITKTDGSKDFDERLKDILMNVSKYLPEEVKQELETEYQQSEDLSIRRKYLQTILRVIEILNRQVLSKSETYMSVNEYRGVKIAIEMSISLGIIPCLLPGIGLGLSKLSRNAIKLTPESLTDLQKYDRLMMTTRVLTSCYDEISLRPAILAHLGPIVGALFQLAHAPLVKPSKDTGPPTQMTQELYQQFTKDQEEFKNILTKLVDNCPRSLMIKELMVLSGLEKAPNWLKRTTRVYLMAAIVEPNGVMSLINATCEDLDLGLHWERLDTISRLIVSSSKDFGYFDSVCGQFLEILKSKNIKHSTTIANSLISTLHEVHPEICVDKIINVITMPLSSVPGDLKHVEDVQVVKTETEVHECIKNLVKCFVPQSKCKYLPIELIKNISLPLFYMHVKIHKSPLLLKSKVRDLLVQLLKNESLMQDLFQAFLHDGREDFGRRLFYRFGPSGSVEVVSGPEDRGKLEVEEEVEEIADSLLDLVRPDEYLSTSLLNYLLKWLSIKTSRSQNYLGNEEDFVDDVFKQLVAEKLLINLASASGVQRGLIKSPDPLLGFIKSLFNAGTDNYELIYASLMLVKVILEEKPKDWKPFEELADFLQGQLKDFSGSGLVDLIGQVSKLIRMKGKAPRYRDLNVDNKLDDNFDKALQDLADPLLPVRAHGLITLTKLIETSDSRALDKKDLVLCLFKENLKDEDSFVYLTAVNGLCAMALKFPNQVIEVLVQEFVDMPTRGKGEIAPENRAKLGEILVKTTRLLGDMAPAYKSLLINGFLSGVRDQDSMVRASSLSCLGELCKVLGFKLGNAITEVLYCVGRIIETDKEQECRRAGVLVINLLIRGLGKDVLTDLGNELLPVYRALKFLRDNDSDDVLRLHAQLALEELDDIVRDILFTKPRLQKNIYLIS, from the exons atggaTTACCacaagatattaaatattttaataacgaaAACAG ATGGATCTAAAGATTTTGATGAAAGATTAAAAGACATTTTGATGAACGTATCAAAATATTTGCCAGAGGAAGTTAAGCAGGAGTTGGAAACTGAGTACCAGCAGTCTGAGGATTTGTCAATAAGGCGCAAGTATTTGCAGACTATTTTACGTGTCATAGAAATACTCAATAGACAAGTATTATCAAAGAGCGAAACCTACATGAGCGTAAATGAGTACCGGGGAGTGAAGATTGCCATCGAAATGTCGATATCTTTAGGAATAATTCCGTGTCTCTTGCCGGGAATTGGATTGGGGCTGAGTAAATTATCGCGTAatgcaataaaattaactcCGGAATCTCTAACAGATCTACAGAAATACGACCGACTGATGATGACAACGCGAGTGCTAACATCCTGCTATGACGAAATATCTTTGAGGCCTGCAATTCTTGCTCACCTGGGCCCGATAGTCGGCGCATTGTTCCAACTGGCCCACGCTCCGCTGGTGAAGCCATCAAAGGACACCGGGCCGCCAACGCAGATGACTCAGGAACTGTATCAACAATTTACAAAAGACCAggaagagtttaaaaatattttaacaaagcTGGTAGACAATTGCCCGCGTTCTTTAATGATCAAAGAACTGATGGTGCTGTCGGGTCTTGAGAAAGCTCCCAATTGGTTGAAACGAACCACCAGAGTCTACTTGATGGCCGCTATCGTCGAACCGAACGGTGTCATGTCTTTAATTAACGCGACCTGCGAAGATCTAGACTTGGGTCTCCACTGGGAGCGGCTGGACACCATCTCCAGGTTGATTGTAAGCTCCTCCAAAGACTTTGGATACTTTGACTCAGTCTGCGGGCAATTCTTGGAGATCTTGAAGtcaaaaaacataaaacacTCGACGACGATCGCAAACTCGTTGATCTCGACTCTGCATGAGGTTCATCCAGAAATTTgcgttgataaaataataaatgtcatcacAATGCCGTTGTCTTCGGTACCGGGTGATCTGAAACATGTAGAAGATGTCCAGGTGGTTAAAACAGAGACAGAAGTCCACGAGTGCATCAAAAACTTGGTGAAATGCTTCGTACCCCAGTCTAAGTGTAAATATTTGCCTATcgagttgattaaaaatatttccctGCCTCTTTTTTACATGCACGTCAAAATTCACAAGAGTCCGCTGCTCCTAAAGTCCAAAGTCCGCGATCTGCTGGTCCAGTTGCTTAAAAATGAGTCGCTGATGCAGGATTTATTCCAGGCGTTTCTTCATGACGGGCGTGAAGATTTCGGAAGACGATTGTTTTATAGATTTGGCCCTAGTGGGAGCGTGGAAGTAGTGAGTGGGCCAGAGGACAGAGGAAAATTAGAAGTAGAGGAAGAAGTTGAAGAAATAGCTGATAGTCTTCTAGACCTGGTAAGACCGGATGAATATTTGTCGACCAGTCTGTTGAATTATTTGCTAAAGTGGCTGAGTATCAAGACATCTAGAAGTCAAAATTACTTGGGTAATGAAGAGGATTTTGTGGATGATGTTTTTAAACAGCTTGTAGCTGAGAAGTTGTTGATTAATTTAGCCAGCGCGTCTGGAGTACAACGAGGGCTCATCAAATCGCCTGACCCGCTGCTGGGTTTCATAAAGTCTCTATTCAATGCCGGCACTGACAACTACGAGCTGATTTATGCGAGTCTGATGCTAGTCAAAGTTATTTTGGAGGAGAAGCCCAAAGATTGGAAGCCTTTTGAAGAGCTGGCTGATTTCTTGCAGGGGCAGCTCAAGGATTTCAGCGGCTCGGGACTTGTGGATTTAATCGGACAAGTTTCCAAGCTGATCAGAATGAAGGGAAAAGCTCCAAGATATAGAGATTTGAATGTCGACAATAAACTGGacgataattttgataaagcGCTCCAAGATCTCGCTGACCCGTTGCTGCCAGTTCGAGCCCATGGTCTGATAACTCTGACCAAGTTAATAGAGACCTCGGACTCCCGGGCTCTTGACAAAAAAGACCTGGTGCTCTGTCTATTCAAAGAGAACCTCAAAGACGAGGACTCGTTTGTTTATCTGACTGCCGTCAATGGACTCTGCGCAATGGCGCTCAAGTTTCCGAATCAGGTGATCGAAGTACTGGTCCAGGAGTTCGTTGACATGCCAACTCGTGGCAAGGGTGAGATCGCCCCAGAGAATCGCGCAAAGCTGGGCGAGATTCTGGTAAAAACTACCAGGTTGCTCGGGGACATGGCGCCAGCTTACAAGAGTCTGCTGATCAACGGTTTCCTCAGCGGCGTTCGTGACCAAGACTCAATGGTAAGGGCGTCGAGCCTCTCGTGCCTCGGAGAACTCTGCAAAGTGCTTGGATTTAAATTAGGTAATGCTATCACGGAAGTGCTGTACTGTGTCGGGCGTATTATTGAAACGGACAAGGAGCAAGAGTGCAGACGTGCTGGGGTTctcgttattaatttattgattcgcGGACTCGGTAAGGATGTACTTACTGACCTGGGTAACGAACTACTACCGGTTTATCGTGCTCTAAAGTTTCTAAGGGATAATGATAGTGATGATGTGCTCCGTCTTCATGCTCAATTAGCTCTCGAAGAACTTGATGATATTGTtagagatattttattcaccaAACCTcggctacaaaaaaatatttatttaatttcttag
- the LOC103575443 gene encoding mediator of RNA polymerase II transcription subunit 15, which produces MTTEETSWRTQTFRQSVITKIDEAIQKCGMPTAKNSIEMENHVFQKAKTKEEYLGFVARLILHVREMNTRKNAAGVAAAGGVAPGAQGMQDPIGALQTLARQGTGNNQVMGMAGGGPNPQGMVPQQSANAASNLLQSLNQRPGGPAVGMNMQNMQNKMPGMGMMGGQGAGTMGHMGQMQGMQNAQMINQMSQMSAGNINQQMNQMGQAQMVNQMGPGQMVVGQMQQNITNQMPGQMQAQMGNQIGVPMNTGMQPGPQTINQMGPGQIGPGQMAQQMGHIQRKPVEMMNAGFPGPRNVTPNQFLRQSPSPSAPSPASLGAPLSNQMVPSPALVPSPSPQHPMMAGQRSIGMAPSPSSSLNTPASMGATSSPQENQAYREKIRQLSKYIDPLRRVITKMGSEGNIDKMSKMKKLLEILSNPAKTVPLETIIKCEVVLEKMDFKRGEGSVGPVVTSMKEHHIFTPLLEAVRANLQSPMANHTLQRTFGPCLEALFGPEIKNLPPPLKKQKVEESVSEIPDVLQGEIARLDQRFKVSLDPAQQNGSKCIQLICWLDDRHLPCVPPVSVSVPSDYPLTPPRCVMAPHEYTTAFLSAVQKALTARITKLPRRFSVSQLLDTWEMSVRQASAPTQTPIATNTEIIGL; this is translated from the exons atgacaACTGAAGAAACTTCGTGGCGAACCCAGACTTTCCGACAGAGTGTTATCACTAAaat cgatgAAGCAATACAGAAATGTGGTATGCCGACCGCGAAAAATAGCATTGAGATGGAAAATCATGTTTTTCAAAAAGCTAAAACAAAG gaaGAGTACCTGGGGTTTGTTGCTAGACTAATTTTACATGTCAGAGAAATGA acACGAGGAAGAATGCAGCAGGAGTAGCCGCAGCTGGAGGTGTTGCACCTGGAGCACAGGGAATGCAAGATCCGATTGGAGCACTACAGACTCTGGCGAGACAAGGAACTGGCAACAACCAAGTGATGGGTATGGCTGGTGGTGGACCTAATCCACAGGGAATGGTTCCACAGCAGTCGGCTAACGCTGCCAGTAATc TACTCCAGAGCTTGAATCAACGACCGGGAGGCCCGGCGGTGGGAATGAACATGCAGAATATGCAGAACAAGATGCCGGGAATGGGGATGATGGGTGGCCAGGGTGCTGGCACGATGGGACACATGGGACAGATGCAAGGCATGCAGAATGCGCAGATGATTAATCAAATGAGTCAGATGTCGGCGGGAAATATCAATCAGCAAATGAATCAAATGGGTCAGGCTCAGATGGTTAATCAGATGGGTCCAGGACAAATGGTTGTTGGACAAATGCAGCAAAAcattact aatcaaATGCCGGGACAGATGCAGGCACAAATGGGAAATCAAATTGGCGTGCCGATGAACACTGGAATGCAACCTGGACCGCAGACAATAAACCAAATGGGACCTGGACAAATAGGTCCTGGGCAAATGGCTCAGCAAATGGGACACATTCAGAGAAAACCTGTAGAGATGATGAATGCTGGATTTCCTGGGCCGAGAAATGTGACACCCAATCAGTTTTTGAGACAAAGTCCCTCACCATCGGCTCCAAGTCCCGCGAGTCTGGGAGCGCCTTTGAGCAATCAGATGGTTCCTTCACCGGCTCTTGTTCCCTCGCCTAGTCCCCAACATCCTATGATGGCCGGTCAGCGATCTATCG GCATGGCACCTTCGCCGAGCAGTTCATTGAATACCCCGGCGAGTATGGGGGCTACCTCGAGTCCGCAAGAGAATCAAGCGTACAGAGAAAAAATAAGGCAGCTTAGTAAATATATTGATCCGTTGAGGAGAGTGATTACCAAAATGGGAAGTGAAGGAA ATATTGATAAAATGAGTAAGATGAAAAAGTTACTAGAGATCTTGTCAAATCCTGCCAAAACAGTTCCTTTGGAGACGATAATTAAGTGTGAGGTCGTGCTAGAAAAGATGGATTTCAAGCGCGGAGAAGGAAGTGTCGGCCCAGTGGTAACCTCTATGAAAGAGCACCACATTTTTACGCCGCTTCTCGAAGCCGTGAGAGCGAACCTCCAGAGCCCGATGGCCAATCACACGCTCCAGAGAACTTTTGGGCCCTGTTTAGAAGCTCTCTTCGGCCCAGAAATAAA AAATTTACCTCCGCCTTTGAAGAAACAAAAGGTCGAAGAGTCCGTCAGCGAGATCCCAGATGTCCTTCAAGGAGAGATAGCCCGCTTGGACCAAAGATTCAAG GTGAGTCTGGACCCAGCTCAGCAGAACGGCTCCAAGTGTATCCAGTTGATCTGCTGGCTCGACGACCGACATCTTCCTTGCGTTCCTCCCGTTTCAGTGTCGGTGCCCTCAGATTACCCGCTGACGCCTCCTCGATGTGTGATGGCTCCTCACGAGTACACGACCGCGTTCCTTAGCGCTGTCCAGAAAGCTCTCACTGCCAGAATAACAAAATTACCACGACGTTTCTCCGTTTCGCAGCTTCTCGACACCTGGGAAATGAGTGTCCGACAAGCCAGCGCTCCCACTCAAACTCCCATCGCTACAAACACTGAAATAATCGGTTTATAA